One genomic region from Vitis riparia cultivar Riparia Gloire de Montpellier isolate 1030 chromosome 17, EGFV_Vit.rip_1.0, whole genome shotgun sequence encodes:
- the LOC117904911 gene encoding uncharacterized protein LOC117904911 isoform X8, with amino-acid sequence MPGNEVGDRVHNFFGQDNLSQGQHHSQAVDGNWPGLNNNLWVGNQRQIGTLPTSNPKNYSVQQPADSERGHGSQSSRVPHGLNFTQSTLRPDIVKNQSQNQQLNLNGYMHGHTGFQTRQNEANLLGVDTESDRHSLTSRGLSSFESQRGNGPEHHRKNSVMMETTESPVNFDFLGGQPQMGGQQSGMLQSLARQQSGFNDMQILQQQVMLKQMQELQRQQQIQQQETRQHNSINQIPSFSNQAPGNHSPAMINGAPIHDASNYSWHPEFMSGNTNWIQRGASPVIQGSSNGLMFSPDQGQALRMMGLAPQQGDQSLYGVPVSNTRGTSSQYSHMQVDRAAMQQTPSGSNSFPSNQYTAFPDQPSLQDGNLVSKQGFPVKKLFGQAPGQNLSGGVVLENLQQLNSQQRNAPLQEFHGRQNLAGSSETLQEKTVMPVARAQSSAGLDPTEEKFLYGTDDSIWDVFGKGSNMGTGGHNQLDGTDIGGAFPSMQSGSWSALMQSAVAETSSNDIGLQEEWSGPIFQSIEPPTGNPQPATYSDGGKKQTVWADNLQVASSLSSKPFSLPNDVNMTTNYSSFPGFQQSGLKFSNEESERLQMNSSHRSIQHSSEEGSKWLDRNPPQKTVGEGNQNYGSATRSSDAGPNLKSISGPWVHQQSISSYSTGGQPSNKPNGWNFIESGAPGGDATMRAHENENLLHHSQSNDLNRAMHGSGTWKADSLPDSTVELDHVKCGTGSSQVNREDSNRNNVAAIPNFSSGKTSQETSQQLPNSQHDYWKNVASPVNSKGNEGLGKHQHHLNKGPQVLESSVNSSTKGAVEMHEMENCDKKENSSDGYRSNLSHRASSGGLRENVWLDASDSRSLPGAKQKLSGQVGRKTSGSRRFQYHPMGNLEVDIEPSYEAKHVSHAQAMSQQVSRGLKSHEQGFSGPSKFSGHVPKDSNEMEKGPSPEFQGDTRGVDEVPSRGIFPGSMPNMSAPPDRSVGIYIQNKTAQSSQNMLELLHKVDQSRDRGTAAQFSSSERNSLSEMPEPETSDGSVGHLQRNQSSASQGFGLQLAPPSQRLPVPNRSLVSQSSSQTVNLLNSHTSPEIGDKSRAWLASTASVQSLPPSREASQGELRNNRSVTQGQTGKEAPQPNIGGSFSTAFTPGFPYSRSPLQNQHMTVASGQVTSDQSVNASFDRFAACSRKVDDSYDRIPTSQSATAPLSDLAANAPYNNIASMSDMSRLSSSNQLHVRGSTQQTPVLEAVPVSRPSFSSGTSHQDGFSKVPNVWTNVSTQQCLPGVEAHKAPSNVFKSHFKSTSNSETTSSTSQKLDDQDAHKGGSGPSEFGVYSLKDQAFGSVEEQPVKDSPWKQVSSENIDPVQKPMHGSQGKESVGNHLSAASPSNPAATQRDIEAFGRSLKPNNSLNQNFSLLHQMHAMKGTEIDPGNRGLKRFKGLDCSLDSQGAPKAGQQLAYGYNTVARDASVNHTSVPSEDPKILSFSSEQMDNRNRNASSQVLPGSIPSQDMLVFGRNDSQNYSSGNNSVSSRAEHSQISPQMAPSWFDQYGTFKNGQMFPMYDAHKTTTMRTVEQPFIVGKSSDSLHTRNSMDQVNGAFDTSQVANVQHSSTPISMASDHLSAPLSLPPNVTDQSLVVVRPKKRKSATCELLPWHKEVTQFRRLQKNSMAELDWAQATNRLIDRVEDEAEIIEDGFPFLRPKRRLILTTQLMQQLLRPPPAAILSVDASSNCESVVYSVARLTLGDACSFLSVSGSDSSMSLESGNLLAEKHKTSEKIGDQYFTKVMEDFISRARKLENDLFRLDNRASVLDLRVDCQDLEKFSVINRFAKFHSRGQADGPETSSSSDATANAQKTCPQRYVTALPMPRNLPDRWLRLLDHS; translated from the exons ATGCCTGGCAACGAAGTTGGAGATAGGGTCCACAATTTTTTTGGGCAAGACAACTTGTCTCAGGGCCAGCATCATTCACAGGCTGTAGACGGGAATTGGCCGGGTCTAAATAACAATCTTTGGGTGGGAAACCAGAGACAGATTGGTACGCTTCCAACTTCCAATCCCAAGAATTACAGTGTACAACAACCAG CAGATTCTGAGAGAGGACATGGCAGTCAGTCTTCTCGAGTCCCACATGGCTTGAACTTTACACAATCAACTCTGAGGCCTGACATTGTCAAAAATCAGTCTCAGAATCAACAGCTGAATCTGAATGGCTATATGCATGGTCATACTGGTTTTCAGACAAGGCAGAATGAAGCAAACCTTTTGGGAGTGGATACAGAATCTGATCGGCATAGCCTAACATCGAGAGGCTTATCTAGTTTTGAATCACAGCGAGGGAATGGTCCTGAACATCATAGGAAAAATTCAGTAATGATGGAAACTACCGAATCTCctgttaattttgattttcttggtgGTCAGCCACAGATGGGTGGCCAGCAATCAGGCATGCTGCAATCTTTGGCAAGGCAACAATCTGGGTTTAATGACATGCAGATTCTCCAGCAACAAGTGATGCTCAAACAAATGCAAGAACTTCAGAGACAGCAACAAATTCAGCAACAAGAAACAAGGCAACACAATTCCATAAATCAAATTCCCTCCTTTTCTAACCAGGCTCCTGGGAACCATTCACCTGCCATGATTAATGGAGCTCCCATCCATGATGCATCTAATTATTCATGGCACCCTGAGTTTATGTCAGGAAACACAAACTGGATCCAGCGTGGTGCATCACCTGTAATCCAGGGATCCTCTAATGGACTCATGTTTTCCCCTGATCAAGGTCAGGCACTCCGCATGATGGGTTTGGCTCCTCAACAGGGTGATCAGTCTTTGTATGGGGTTCCTGTTTCTAACACAAGAGGTACTTCGAGCCAATATTCTCATATGCAAGTGGATAGGGCAGCAATGCAGCAGACTCCATCTGGCAGTAATTCATTTCCAAGCAATCAATATACTGCATTCCCAGATCAACCTAGCTTGCAGGATGGTAATTTGGTTTCTAAGCAGGGTTTTCCAGTGAAAAAATTGTTTGGGCAGGCTCCTGGTCAAAATTTAAGTGGTGGtgttgttttggaaaatttgcAGCAATTGAACTCCCAGCAAAGAAATGCACCTTTGCAGGAATTTCATGGAAGGCAAAATCTTGCTGGTTCATCCGAAACATTACAAGAGAAAACAGTGATGCCGGTTGCTCGTGCTCAGAGTTCAGCTGGCCTTGATCCAACTGAAGAAAAGTTTTTGTATGGTACTGATGACAGTATTTGGGATGTCTTTGGCAAGGGCTCCAATATGGGTACAGGAGGCCATAATCAGCTGGATGGTACAGACATTGGAGGAGCATTTCCTTCCATGCAGAGTGGAAGTTGGAGTGCTCTTATGCAGTCCGCTGTAGCAGAAACTTCTAGTAATGATATAGGGCTACAGGAAGAGTGGAGTGGGCCGATTTTTCAGAGCATTGAACCTCCAACTGGGAACCCTCAGCCAGCGACATACAGTGATGGAGGCAAAAAGCAAACAGTTTGGGCTGATAACTTGCAGGTTGCCTCTTCATTAAGttctaaaccttttagtttacCTAATGATGTCAATATGACTACTAATTATAGTAGCTTCCCTGGATTTCAGCAATCTggactcaaattttcaaatgaagagAGTGAGAGGTTGCAGATGAATTCTTCTCACAGATCCATACAGCATTCTTCTGAAGAAGGAAGCAAGTGGCTAGATCGCAACCCTCCACAAAAGACAGTTGGTGAAGGGAATCAAAATTATGGAAGTGCCACCCGTTCTTCTGATGCAGGTCCAAACTTGAAGAGCATTTCAGGACCTTGGGTCCATCAACAGAGCATATCCTCTTACAGCACTGGTGGCCAACCCAGCAATAAACCAAATGGTTGGAATTTTATTGAGTCTGGAGCACCTGGTGGGGATGCTACAATGAGAGctcatgaaaatgaaaactTATTGCACCATTCTCAGAGTAATGATCTTAACAGAGCCATGCATGGTTCTGGTACATGGAAAGCTGATTCCCTTCCTGATTCAACAGTTGAATTGGACCATGTAAAGTGTGGCACTGGAAGTTCACAGGTCAATAGAGAAGATTCCAATCGTAATAATGTTGCTGCAATACCAAATTTTAGTTCTGGAAAGACCAGCCAGGAAACTAGCCAACAGCTTCCAAATAGTCAACATGATTATTGGAAAAATGTTGCTTCTCCTGTGAACTCTAAAGGAAATGAAGGCTTGGGGAAACACCAGCATCATCTAAATAAGGGCCCTCAGGTTTTGGAGTCATCAGTGAATAGCTCTACCAAGGGAGCAGTTGAAATGCATGAGATGGAGAACTGTGATAAAAAAGAGAACTCCAGTGATGGCTATCGCTCTAACTTATCCCATCGTGCTTCCTCTGGtggtttgagagaaaatgtttGGTTAGATGCAAGTGACTCACGTTCTTTGCCAGGCGCCAAACAAAAGTTGTCTGGTCAGGTTGGTAGAAAAACCTCGGGGTCTCGCCGATTTCAGTATCATCCAATGGGAAATTTGGAAGTGGATATAGAACCGTCTTATGAAGCAAAACATGTTTCACACGCACAGGCCATGTCTCAGCAGGTTTCCCGGGGATTAAAAAGTCATGAACAAGGATTTTCTGGACCATCTAAATTTTCTGGTCATGTTCCTAAAGATTCGAATGAAATGGAAAAG GGTCCATCGCCTGAATTTCAGGGAGACACAAGAGGAGTAGATGAGGTACCTTCTAGAGGAATATTTCCTGGTTCTATGCCTAATATGTCTGCTCCTCCTGACAGATCAGTTGGTATCTATATCCAAAACAAGACTGCTCAATCAAG TCAAAATATGCTTGAACTTCTTCACAAGGTGGATCAATCAAGGGATCGAGGCACAGCAGCTCAGTTCAGTTCTTCAGAGCGGAATTCACTATCTGAGATGCCAGAACCAGAAACTTCTGATGGGTCTGTAGGTCACCTTCAGCGAAATCAGTCCTCTGCTTCTCAGGGTTTTGGTTTGCAACTGGCCCCTCCTTCTCAGCGATTGCCTGTTCCAAACCGTTCCTTGGTTTCTCAGAGCTCCTCACAGACAGTTAATTTGCTCAACTCGCATACCTCTCCTGAGATAGGAGATAAGAGTCGTGCATGGTTGGCATCCACTGCTTCTGTTCAGTCTTTGCCTCCTTCCCGTGAAGCATCTCAGGGAGAGTTGAGAAATAATAGATCTGTTACTCAAGGACAAACTGGAAAGGAAGCCCCACAGCCTAACATTGGAGGAAGCTTTTCTACTGCTTTTACACCTGGCTTCCCTTATTCTAGGAGTCCGCTTCAGAATCAGCATATGACTGTTGCAAGTGGGCAAGTTACATCTGATCAATCTGTCAATGCATCTTTTGATAGGTTTGCTGCCTGTTCTAGAAAGGTTGATGACTCTTATGATAGAATTCCAACTAGTCAATCTGCAACTGCACCATTATCTGATTTAGCTGCCAATGCACCATATAACAACATTGCTTCCATGTCAGACATGTCCCGCCTGAGTAGTAGCAACCAATTGCATGTGAGAGGTTCCACCCAACAGACCCCTGTGTTGGAGGCTGTGCCTGTTTCACGGCCTTCTTTTTCATCTGGCACATCCCATCAGGATGGTTTTTCAAAGGTACCTAATGTATGGACCAATGTTTCAACTCAACAATGTTTACCAGGTGTTGAAGCTCACAAGGCGCCTTCCAATGTATTTAAATCCCATTTTAAATCAACCAGTAATTCAGAAACAACTTCCTCCACATCACAGAAGCTGGATGATCAAGATGCCCACAAAGGAGGGAGTGGCCCATCTGAGTTTGGAGTATATTCTTTGAAAGATCAAGCCTTTGGTTCTGTGGAAGAGCAGCCAGTGAAAGACAGCCCCTGGAAGCAAGTGTCATCTGAGAACATTGACCCAGTCCAAAAGCCAATGCATGGTTCACAAGGAAAAGAATCTGTTGGTAATCATCTTTCTGCTGCATCTCCTTCAAACCCTGCTGCCACCCAAAGAGATATTGAAGCTTTTGGCCGTTCTTTGAAACCAAATAATAGTTTGAATCAGAATTTCTCATTGTTGCATCAGATGCATGCCATGAAGGGTACTGAGATTGATCCTGGTAATAGGGGCTTGAAGAGATTTAAAGGACTGGATTGCAGTCTGGACTCTCAGGGAGCTCCTAAGGCAGGACAACAGTTGGCATATGGCTACAATACAGTGGCCAGGGATGCATCAGTTAATCATACCTCAGTTCCATCTGAAGATCCTAAGATACTAAGTTTTTCATCAGAGCAAATGGATAATCGAAATAGAAATGCATCTTCTCAAGTTTTGCCTGGAAGCATACCTTCCCAGGATATGCTTGTGTTTGGACGAAATGATTCTCAAAATTACTCCAGTGGTAATAATTCAGTTTCTTCTAGAGCCGAGCATTCTCAGATTAGTCCCCAGATGGCACCTTCCTGGTTTGATCAATATGGAACCTTTAAAAATGGGCAGATGTTCCCTATGTATGACGCGCATAAAACCACCACTATGAGGACTGTGGAGCAGCCATTTATTGTTGGTAAATCTTCTGATAGTTTGCACACACGGAATTCAATGGACCAAGTAAATGGTGCTTTTGATACCAGTCAGGTTGCTAATGTCCAGCATAGTTCTACCCCCATCTCAATGGCAAGTGATCATCTCTCTGCCCCTCTTTCATTGCCTCCAAATGTCACTGATCAAAGTTTGGTGGTTGTGAGGCCAAAGAAGCGTAAGAGTGCTACATGTGAGCTTCTACCATGGCATAAAGAGGTGACTCAGTTCCGTAGGCTTCAGAAGAACAG CATGGCAGAACTAGACTGGGCTCAAGCAACAAATCGATTGATTGATAGG GTGGAAGATGAAGCTGAAATTATTGAAGATGGTTTTCCATTTCTTAGACCGAAGAGAAGGCTTATTTTGACAACACAGCTTATGCAGCAATTGCTTCGCCCCCCTCCAGCTGCAATTCTCTCAGTGGATGCCAGTTCAAATTGTGAGAGTGTGGTCTACTCTGTTGCTAGATTAACATTAGGGGATGCATGCAGCTTTTTGTCTGTCTCAGGAAGTGATTCGTCTATGTCTCTGGAGAGTGGAAACCT CCTGGCTGAGAAGCACAAGACATCTGAGAAAATTGGTGATCAGTACTTCACAAAAGTAATGGAAGACTTCATTAGTAGAGCAAGAAAGCTGGAAAATGATTTGTTCAG ATTGGACAATAGAGCCTCAGTCTTGGACTTGAGAGTGGATTGCCAAGATCTAGAGAAGTTTTCTGTCATCAACCGTTTTGCTAAGTTCCATAGCCGGGGGCAAGCTGACGGGCCTGAGACCTCGTCCTCCTCTGATGCAACTGCAAATGCTCAGAAAACCTGCCCTCAGAGATATGTCACCGCACTCCCAATGCCTAGGAACCTCCCTGACAGG